A stretch of Eleutherodactylus coqui strain aEleCoq1 chromosome 2, aEleCoq1.hap1, whole genome shotgun sequence DNA encodes these proteins:
- the LOC136610075 gene encoding aldo-keto reductase family 1 member C23-like protein, whose protein sequence is MELCAQSCATMNDGHKIPLIGFGTYAPEEFPKVLAEDATKVAIEVGYRHIDCAYVYGNEPDVGRAIREKIADGVVKREDVFYTGKLWNTFHTPDLVRPALEASLQDLQLDYMDLFIIHTPLEMKPGDDLFPMDENGQLIFHNTDIRDTWEAMESCKDAGLVKSIGVSNFNRRQIELILNKPGLKYKPVCNQVECHIYLNQRKLLDFCRSQDIVLVGYSVLGSSRDEKWIDQNSPVVLEDPVLVTIAKRHNKSPAQVAIRFFLQLGVVVLAKSFNPKRIKENFQVFDFQLPPEEMKELEALNQNYRYVQAKRWEHHPKFPFADEY, encoded by the exons ATGGAGCTCTGTGCCCAGTCCTGCGCCACCATGAACGATGGGCACAAGATTCCCCTGATTGGATTTGGCACATACGCCCCAGAAGAA TTTCCTAAGGTTCTGGCTGAGGACGCAACCAAAGTGGCTATTGAGGTCGGATATCGGCACATTGACTGTGCCTATGTCTACGGGAATGAACCAGATGTTGGTCGTGCTATAAGAGAGAAAATCGCTGATGGGGTGGTGAAAAGAGAAGATGTGTTCTACACTGGGAAG CTCTGGAACACATTCCACACCCCTGACCTTGTCCGCCCGGCGCTGGAGGCGTCTCTGCAGGACTTACAGCTGGACTACATGGACCTCTTCATCATTCACACGCCGCTGGAGATGAAG CCCGGGGACGATCTATTTCCCATGGATGAAAATGGCCAACTTATTTTTCACAATACGGACATACGAGACACGTGGGAG GCCATGGAGAGCTGTAAAGACGCCGGACTGGTGAAGTCAATCGGGGTCTCCAACTTCAATCGCAGACAAATTGAGCTGATTCTTAATAAGCCGGGACTGAAGTACAAGCCGGTGTGCAACCAG GTGGAATGCCATATTTATCTGAACCAAAGAAAGCTCCTGGACTTCTGCAGATCTCAGGATATCGTCCTCGTCGGATACAGCGTGCTGGGGTCCAGCCGGGACGAAAAATG GATTGACCAGAATTCACCAGTCGTCCTTGAGGATCCAGTTTTGGTCACCATTGCCAAAAGACACAATAAATCGCCGGCTCAGGTGGCCATACGGTTCTTCCTGCAGCTCGGAGTCGTCGTCCTCGCCAAGAGCTTCAACCCCAAGAGAATCAAAGAAAACTTCCAG GTTTTTGATTTCCAGTTACCACCAGAAGAAATGAAAGAACTGGAAGCACTCAACCAAAATTATCGCTATGTTCAAGCCAAACG ATGGGAGCATCACCCCAAGTTTCCTTTCGCCGATGAATACTGA